In Zingiber officinale cultivar Zhangliang chromosome 1A, Zo_v1.1, whole genome shotgun sequence, a genomic segment contains:
- the LOC122039037 gene encoding cysteine-rich repeat secretory protein 38-like, whose translation MASSFVSLLLPLLSFAGAQEQLPNCDPSAGKFSDNSTYQSNLELLLSTLSSDGYATGFLNTIVGGGSDQVFGLVNCRGDINATECRSCLDTATAEVTRNCPNYRAAEVWYDVCLVLISDKPLPISSSNRQPLAFNSMNNAPEPNRFAWLLRMLMNRTADAAANSSKRFAIGEANYYTAEFPSIYVLMQCRHDLSHEQCRECLGTLFVPMPPLFVGKQGGRILGESCGMRFELYSFFQGSPTVNISVPSPSAMQLASAATSSGGLHGVFTASTSKSHPQLVIFAIFG comes from the exons ATGGCTTCCTCCTTCGTCTCCCTTCTGCTTCCCCTCCTCTCTTTCGCTGGCGCCCAGGAGCAGTTACCGAACTGTGATCCCAGCGCCGGCAAGTTCAGCGACAACAGCACCTACCAATCCAACCTCGAACTCCTCCTCTCCACCCTCTCCTCCGACGGCTACGCCACCGGCTTCCTCAATACCATTGTCGGGGGAGGCTCCGACCAGGTGTTTGGCCTCGTCAACTGCCGCGGCGACATCAACGCCACCGAGTGCCGCTCCTGCCTCGACACCGCCACCGCCGAAGTCACCCGCAACTGCCCTAATTACAGGGCGGCCGAGGTGTGGTACGATGTCTGCCTCGTCCTCATCTCCGACAAGCCGCTGCCCATCTCCTCCTCTAACCGACAGCCACTGGCGTTTAACAGCATGAACAACGCCCCGGAACCGAACCGGTTCGCCTGGCTGTTGAGGATGCTGATGAACCGGACTGCCGATGCGGCGGCCAATTCCAGCAAGAGGTTCGCGATCGGGGAAGCCAACTACTACACGGCAGAGTTCCCCTCCATCTACGTCCTGATGCAGTGCAGGCACGACCTGTCGCACGAGCAGTGCAGGGAGTGCCTGGGCACGCTGTTCGTTCCGATGCCGCCGTTGTTCGTGGGAAAGCAAGGGGGGAGGATACTCGGCGAGAGCTGCGGCATGAGGTTCGAGCTCTACTCCTTCTTCCAAGGTTCCCCTACCGTCAACATCTCTGTGCCCTCGCCGTCAGCGATGCAACTGGCTTCGGCGGCCACCTCCTCCGGAG GATTACATGGAGTCTTCACTGCGTCAACTTCGAAATCACATCCTCAGCTTGTCATATTTGCTATTTTTGGATAG